A stretch of the Lactuca sativa cultivar Salinas chromosome 9, Lsat_Salinas_v11, whole genome shotgun sequence genome encodes the following:
- the LOC111885528 gene encoding uncharacterized protein LOC111885528: protein MAEISETMGTELSPSEEDRKENSETLIFDHKTMRKTKPGLKRLALTLSVFFSFLLGLPWLLKSIEIYRSPLPFRDIDSLSNAIDSKPFLYPCKFHVVFVNLDHSTPVKSNAEKLGFLVTNHMLRFADRNSVCGTCENNYTVSVSLDSGNDCVEYGDVDQERAWRCGALSKLNHDETLKNEDNFDDYLESVVGRNRVYTVVVVNTGEGDRIRSVVGKYRHAWIVGRVSEMNVLAEKVAEIFIKIFVNGLKEEESIQGEFMPAGADGKIVLSFNLLNADPSDWIYDWDFQEVDEKLLAPTLEALGPIANISVESQVLYHTPKSSYSYWDAEQESHVFSTKDLPFFVNSNEWHVDTSIAAGGRSKILQFVVYIPSANECPLRLQLPNGEISVTNGFISPTWGGVVILNPPNCLENTNSMHPLRRKVSPQEVNQIFEVFMGQLRQLFGLKSSGFHKGTSGTSLLLASERGFTEWELDVLARKHACYNLRQCGATLGSLSRLVQSLPRMIIKDEIGKQVKFSLEAAKLAQSNASQGIYDASAVSSRHARSLAEDAFFHPSVMSVSYYSFEHNFAVYSPFFLPLSLHVILAVVREMKRYKQETRKYTAWKAARKPEF, encoded by the exons ATGGCGGAAATATCTGAAACCATGGGAACTGAATTGTCGCCATCAGAAGAAGATAGAAAGGAGAACTCGGAGACATTGATATTCGACCATAAAACCATGCGAAAGACAAAACCTGGATTGAAGCGTCTCGCACTAACCCTGTCTGTTTTCTTCTCCTTCCTGTTGG GTTTACCATGGTTGCTTAAATCGATAGAGATCTATCGATCACCACTTCCTTTTCGAGATATAGATTCACTATCAAACGCAATTGATTCAAAACCGTTCTTGTATCCGTGTAAATTCCACGTAGTGTTCGTAAATCTCGATCACAGTACTCCAGTTAAGTCAAACGCTGaaaagttagggtttttggttaCCAATCACATGTTACGATTTGCTGATCGGAATTCCGTTTGTGGTACTTGTGAAAACAATTACACAGTCTCAGTGAGCTTAGACTCCGGCAACGATTGTGTAGAATATGGCGACGTTGATCAAGAGAGGGCATGGAGATGTGGAGCACTAAGCAAGTTGAATCATGATGAGACCTTGAAGAACGAAGACAATTTTGATGATTATTTGGAATCTGTTGTAGGAAGGAACAGGGTTTACACTGTTGTAGTTGTGAATACTGGTGAAGGGGATAGGATTAGATCAGTGGTGGGGAAGTATCGACATGCTTGGATTGTAGGTAGGGTTTCAGAGATGAATGTGCTCGCAGAGAAAGTAGCTGAAATTTTCATCAAGATATTTGTGAATGGTCTGAAAGAAGAAGAGAGTATCCAAGGGGAGTTTATGCCTGCTGGTGCTGATGGGAAAATTGTGCTTTCTTTCAATTTGTTGAATGCTGATCCAAGCGATTGGATTTATGATTG GGATTTTCAGGAGGTAGATGAGAAACTTTTAGCCCCTACACTTGAAGCATTGGGCCCTATAGCAAATATAAGTGTGGAAAGTCAGGTTCTGTATCACACTCCAAAATCTTCATATTCTTATTGGGATGCTGAACAAGAGAGTCATGTCTTTAGCACCAAAGATCTCCCATTCTTT GTGAATTCAAATGAATGGCACGTGGATACTTCCATTGCAGCTGGTGGGAGGTCAAAGATTTTGCAATTTGTGGT ATATATACCATCTGCCAATGAATGCCCACTCAGGTTACAGCTTCCAAATGGAGAGATTTCAGTGACAAATGGCTTTATATCTCCG ACATGGGGTGGTGTTGTAATTTTGAATCCTCCCAACTGCTTGGAAAATACCAATAGCATGCACCCTCTCAGACGTAAAGTTTCTCCTCAG GAAGTTAACCAAATATTTGAAGTTTTCATGGGACAGCTTCGACAATTATTTGGTTTAAAATCAAGTGGTTTCCACAAGGGTACATCAGGAACATCTCTTCTTTTAGCCAGTGAGAGAGGCTTTACAGAATG GGAGCTAGATGTGTTGGCTCGTAAACATGCATGCTATAATCTTCGCCAATGTGGTGCAACACTCGGGTCACTTTCAAGATTG GTCCAGTCACTACCAAGAATGATCATCAAGGATGAGATTGGAAAACAG GTGAAGTTTTCTCTCGAGGCTGCAAAGTTAGCTCAGAGTAATGCATCACAAGGCATTTATGATGCTTCAGCTG TTTCCTCGAGGCATGCAAGATCATTGGCTGAGGATGCGTTTTTTCACCCATCTGTAATGTCTGTCAGTTACTACTCATTTGAGCACAACTTTGCTGTCTACTCG CCTTTCTTTCTGCCACTTTCACTACATGTGATTCTTGCGGTTGTGAGGGAGATGAAAAGATACAAACAAGAAACCCGAAAGTATACAGCTTGGAAAGCTGCAAGAAAACCAGAATTCTGA